A region of the Salvia splendens isolate huo1 chromosome 11, SspV2, whole genome shotgun sequence genome:
ATATGTTTTTCCCCATAAGGATGATTCTGTATGTAGTCAGGACTCAGTATATGATTTGATCAAAGATCTTTGGTCGTTTTTAATACTATGTGTTTTCAGTAGTTTGCGGTTGCCCCAGGCTCTTTCAGACTTTAAGTTAAGTAAAACAAGAAATTATGGTCTGCTATTTATGTCATTTGGAGAATCTTAGTCTCTCTCACTTGTTCTTTTTATAAAAGGATCGAAGACAagtattttattgtttttcttatCAGGTTATGTGGATTTCTTtaagtttttcaatttttcaaaaaaaatttattcttcACCACTGACTTCGTCCATAAGTTGCTTATTCTGATGGCTGATTGGCTGGGTTCATTTTTTGTATTGATCAGATTGTCCTTACAAAAAGCTCTTACTTTTATAAGAGCCTTGGTTTATTGAAATGTCTCTTAGGTCTTTCTGGTTATTACAGCTTGCTACGAGGGAGATGTTGTAGCTTATCATGTACTATTATATTGTATGGCTTAGCAAAAAGGGTTCTTGATTGAGGATATTTCATTGTTAATATATTTACATTATGTGATATTCAACTATCCTGTGATGCAGGATGCTCATGAATTTCTGAACTTCTTGCTAAACCAACTTGTTGACATACTGGAGAAAGAGTGTCTCAAACCTACAACTGAGAATGTTTCAAATGGGCCGAGTAACGGTCATGTCAATGGGGTTAAGCAGGAACCTGCTGCTACTTGGGTCCACAAAAATTTTCAGGTAAAGCCAATGGATATCTTATGTCTTCCAAACTTAATCCATTACTCACATGTCTACTTGCACTTTGTCATTTTTATGCCACTGTCTGTTTTCACCTAATACATGTTTTACTCATCGTTGTTATGATTGGCTTTGAATGAAATGCAGGGTATTCTCACGAATGAGACGAGGTGTTTAAGGTGTGAGACAGTTACTGCAAGGGATGAGACATTCTTAGATTTAAGCCTTGATATTGAACAGAACAGTTCTATTACAAGCTGCCTCAAGAACTTCAGTTCTACAGAGACCCTCAATGCCGAAGATAAATTCTTCTGTGACAAATGCTGCAGGTGGGTGGCCTTGTTTACGTTACAACTACACATTCACGATGAAGAAAGTTAATTCGTTTATCTTATCTAATCACAGTTTGCAAGAAGCCCAGAAAAGGATGAAGATAAAGAAATCACCTCGCATCTTGGTGATCCATCTCAAGCGATTTAAGTACATGGAACAGCTAAACAGACACAAGAAGTTATCCTACCGGGTCGTGTTCCCCCTAGAGCTGAAACTCAGCACCACGTTAGATGCTGGTGACTCCGTATACTCTCTGTTTGCTGTGGTGGTTCATGTAGGAACGGGGCCAAACCACGGGCATTATGTGAGTCTTGTAAAAAGCCATAATCACTGGCTGTTCTTTGATGATGAGAATGCTGAGATGATTGATGAGTCCGCCATCCAAACATTTTTTGGGTCCGCCCAGGAATACTCAAGCAATACGGACCATGGGTACATTCTGTTCTATGAAAGCCTCAGTGGCGATGACAAGTCACTCTAACCTTACCTTGTGTTGCTACCTCTGTTTTGCCATAGCATGATGTTGACACCTGCAAGGCTTGGTCTTTGTACAGGAATAACTTAGCCTCACTAGTCTAGAATAGAGATATACTCCCTTTGTAACTTCCACCTTAATATTTTGCTACCAACTGATGTTTTTGGGCAATCCTCTCTctgttttatttttcctttccATGTTGTACAATAGTGGTTATATTGGCCTCATTTTCAGGAGTTTAGCAACTTTTATTGGGAAATTGTGGTTATATTCTAGTTCCTGcaactttaaaaaaaacagctgtgaaaataatgaagttTGGATTTGTTTATTTTGTGGCAAAATTATGTCTGAGTAGGAGCTGAGAAAATATACGTGGATATATTTTTGGTGTTACCATGTTAGTAAGTTAAAATGCCGTTCATTCATATAAAAAACGATGTCGTTTGGTTGAAAATATCAATAAGTAATCTATATTACATGTAGGAGGCCAAAAGATTTCGAGATGAGACAATTGTGAACAAATTTATAGTTTTTCTAGCTGAATTTTAAAGTTATAGCACGTACCAAAATTTGgctaaaatttatgatttttttggcATATTGTCTTATCTTATTTTTCATCTTTTGGATATTGAAAGTGGCGAATAAGCAATACAGTATGTCTTAAGTACTTGTTTTGAAATGTTATAATACCACAACCACTTGAAGATGATGTGAGTATTTCGATTTAGGTGAAATTTATTTGCTAAGCTGCAAATTACtcggattttttttaaaaaatgaatcttTGAAAAGAAACAAACTAAat
Encoded here:
- the LOC121755201 gene encoding ubiquitin carboxyl-terminal hydrolase 4-like, producing MVDGVTLTMGVAGSKLEKALGDHFPEGERYFGLENFGNTCYCNSVLQALYFCVTFREQLLEYYSNIKTQGEAEENLLTCLAELFSQINSQKKKTGVIAPKLFVQRLRKENDVFRGYMHQDAHEFLNFLLNQLVDILEKECLKPTTENVSNGPSNGHVNGVKQEPAATWVHKNFQGILTNETRCLRCETVTARDETFLDLSLDIEQNSSITSCLKNFSSTETLNAEDKFFCDKCCSLQEAQKRMKIKKSPRILVIHLKRFKYMEQLNRHKKLSYRVVFPLELKLSTTLDAGDSVYSLFAVVVHVGTGPNHGHYVSLVKSHNHWLFFDDENAEMIDESAIQTFFGSAQEYSSNTDHGYILFYESLSGDDKSL